The Bos indicus x Bos taurus breed Angus x Brahman F1 hybrid chromosome 11, Bos_hybrid_MaternalHap_v2.0, whole genome shotgun sequence genome includes a region encoding these proteins:
- the ST6GAL2 gene encoding beta-galactoside alpha-2,6-sialyltransferase 2 isoform X2, producing MKPHLKQWRQGMLCGVFAWGLFFVVIFLYFTDSSPAKPAPSSFSFLETRRLLPAQGRQRAIMGASEGLPEGADLRRGSPRGLPSGPLRTWAGDGFEREQEFLSVQTGRTSLSAFAPEDSAPGTSGRLFPGDPGPEGARPPRAAPGRRAKRGPRRQSLSARGEDGERLYSSMSRALLRRLWKGDASARMLHPRLQKAMGAYLRANKHGVRFRGRRASGRSRTELLCALRGRVQVRTLDGTEPPFSALGWRALVPPVPLSRLLPRRLRTCAVVTSAGAILNSSLGEEIDSHDAVLRFNSAPTRGYEKDVGNKTTVRIINSQILTNPSYHFMDSALYKDVILVAWDPAPYSANLNLWYKKPDYNLFTPYVQHRQRNPNQPFYILHPKFIWQLWDIIQENTKEKIQPNPPSSGFIGESLAPVNVLMVLGERRVIATPFCGASSHLWSFSSSVLSRLAALRHRWLLKCKLIKIKQEENLSLGA from the exons ATGAAACCGCACCTGAAGCAATGGAGACAAGGAATGCTCTGCGGGGTGTTTGCATGGGGGCTCTTCTTTGTGGTGATCTTCCTCTACTTCACCGACAGCAGCCCAGCCAAGCCTGCGCCCAGCTCCTTCTCCTTTCTGGAGACCCGGAGGCTGCTGCCCGCACAAGGGAGGCAGCGGGCCATTATGGGGGCCTCAGAGGGCCTGCCCGAGGGCGCGGACTTGCGGCGGGGGTCTCCCCGGGGACTCCCATCTGGCCCCCTGCGGACATGGGCCGGAGATGGCTTTGAACGTGAACAAGAGTTTCTTTCGGTCCAGACAGGGAGAACGTCCCTAAGCGCTTTTGCCCCGGAGGACTCCGCTCCGGGCACGTCGGGGCGCCTCTTCCCTGGGGACCCAGGCCCGGAGGGGGCTCGGCCGCCACGCGCAGCCCCCGGACGGCGGGCAAAGCGAGGGCCACGGAGGCAAAGCCTGAGCGCGCGGGGCGAGGACGGGGAGCGGCTGTACTCGTCCATGTCCCGGGCCCTGCTGCGACGGCTCTGGAAGGGCGATGCGTCGGCGCGCATGCTGCACCCGCGTCTGCAGAAGGCCATGGGTGCCTACCTGCGCGCCAACAAGCACGGCGTGCGCTTCCGGGGGCGCCGCGCATCCGGGCGGAGCCGCACCGAGCTGCTGTGCGCGTTGCGGGGCCGCGTGCAGGTGCGCACCCTGGACGGCACTGAGCCGCCCTTCTCGGCACTCGGCTGGCGCGCACTGGTCCCTCCGGTGCCACTCAGCCGGCTGCTCCCGCGCAGGCTCCGGACCTGCGCCGTGGTCACGTCGGCAGGCGCCATCCTCAACTCATCTCTGGGCGAGGAGATAG ATTCCCATGATGCGGTTTTGAGGTTTAACTCTGCTCCTACACGTGGCTACGAGAAAGATGTCGGAAATAAAACCACCGTCCGCATCATTAATTCCCAG ATTCTAACCAACCCCAGCTACCACTTCATGGACAGTGCATTGTATAAAGATGTCATCTTGGTGGCCTGGGACCCAGCTCCTTATTCTGCAAATCTTAACCTG tgGTACAAGAAGCCAGATTACAACCTGTTCACACCGTATGTTCAGCATCGTCAGAGAAACCCGAACCAGCCATTTTACATTCTTCACCCCAAGTTTATCTGGCAGCTTTGGGACATCATCCAGGAGAACACGAAGGAGAAGATCCAGCCCAACCCGCCGTCCTCTGGCTTTATCG GCGAGTCACTTGCTCCTGTGAATGTCCTCATGGTCCTGGGAGAAAGGAGAGTCATAGCAACACCTTTTTGTGGGGCCAGTTCACACTTGTGGTCATTTTCTAGCTCCGTCCTGTCCAGGCTGGCAGCTCTTAGACACCGGTGGCTGCTCAAGTGTAAGTTAATTAAGATTAAACAGGAGGAAAATCTCTCCCTCGGTGCTTGA
- the ST6GAL2 gene encoding beta-galactoside alpha-2,6-sialyltransferase 2 isoform X1, with protein sequence MKPHLKQWRQGMLCGVFAWGLFFVVIFLYFTDSSPAKPAPSSFSFLETRRLLPAQGRQRAIMGASEGLPEGADLRRGSPRGLPSGPLRTWAGDGFEREQEFLSVQTGRTSLSAFAPEDSAPGTSGRLFPGDPGPEGARPPRAAPGRRAKRGPRRQSLSARGEDGERLYSSMSRALLRRLWKGDASARMLHPRLQKAMGAYLRANKHGVRFRGRRASGRSRTELLCALRGRVQVRTLDGTEPPFSALGWRALVPPVPLSRLLPRRLRTCAVVTSAGAILNSSLGEEIDSHDAVLRFNSAPTRGYEKDVGNKTTVRIINSQILTNPSYHFMDSALYKDVILVAWDPAPYSANLNLWYKKPDYNLFTPYVQHRQRNPNQPFYILHPKFIWQLWDIIQENTKEKIQPNPPSSGFIGILLMMNLCGEVHVYEYVPSVRQTDLCHYHEPYHDAACTLGAYHPLLYEKLLVQRLNVGTHGDLHRKGKVVLPGLQAVRCPPGA encoded by the exons ATGAAACCGCACCTGAAGCAATGGAGACAAGGAATGCTCTGCGGGGTGTTTGCATGGGGGCTCTTCTTTGTGGTGATCTTCCTCTACTTCACCGACAGCAGCCCAGCCAAGCCTGCGCCCAGCTCCTTCTCCTTTCTGGAGACCCGGAGGCTGCTGCCCGCACAAGGGAGGCAGCGGGCCATTATGGGGGCCTCAGAGGGCCTGCCCGAGGGCGCGGACTTGCGGCGGGGGTCTCCCCGGGGACTCCCATCTGGCCCCCTGCGGACATGGGCCGGAGATGGCTTTGAACGTGAACAAGAGTTTCTTTCGGTCCAGACAGGGAGAACGTCCCTAAGCGCTTTTGCCCCGGAGGACTCCGCTCCGGGCACGTCGGGGCGCCTCTTCCCTGGGGACCCAGGCCCGGAGGGGGCTCGGCCGCCACGCGCAGCCCCCGGACGGCGGGCAAAGCGAGGGCCACGGAGGCAAAGCCTGAGCGCGCGGGGCGAGGACGGGGAGCGGCTGTACTCGTCCATGTCCCGGGCCCTGCTGCGACGGCTCTGGAAGGGCGATGCGTCGGCGCGCATGCTGCACCCGCGTCTGCAGAAGGCCATGGGTGCCTACCTGCGCGCCAACAAGCACGGCGTGCGCTTCCGGGGGCGCCGCGCATCCGGGCGGAGCCGCACCGAGCTGCTGTGCGCGTTGCGGGGCCGCGTGCAGGTGCGCACCCTGGACGGCACTGAGCCGCCCTTCTCGGCACTCGGCTGGCGCGCACTGGTCCCTCCGGTGCCACTCAGCCGGCTGCTCCCGCGCAGGCTCCGGACCTGCGCCGTGGTCACGTCGGCAGGCGCCATCCTCAACTCATCTCTGGGCGAGGAGATAG ATTCCCATGATGCGGTTTTGAGGTTTAACTCTGCTCCTACACGTGGCTACGAGAAAGATGTCGGAAATAAAACCACCGTCCGCATCATTAATTCCCAG ATTCTAACCAACCCCAGCTACCACTTCATGGACAGTGCATTGTATAAAGATGTCATCTTGGTGGCCTGGGACCCAGCTCCTTATTCTGCAAATCTTAACCTG tgGTACAAGAAGCCAGATTACAACCTGTTCACACCGTATGTTCAGCATCGTCAGAGAAACCCGAACCAGCCATTTTACATTCTTCACCCCAAGTTTATCTGGCAGCTTTGGGACATCATCCAGGAGAACACGAAGGAGAAGATCCAGCCCAACCCGCCGTCCTCTGGCTTTATCG gcaTCCTGCTGATGATGAACCTGTGTGGCGAGGTGCACGTGTACGAATACGTCCCGTCAGTGCGGCAGACAGACCTGTGTCACTACCACGAGCCCTACCATGACGCGGCCTGCACACTGGGCGCCTACCACCCGCTGCTCTACGAGAAGCTGCTGGTGCAGCGGCTCAACGTGGGCACCCATGGTGACCTGCACCGCAAAGGCAAGGTCGTGCTGCCCGGGTTGCAGGCCGTGCGCTGCCCGCCAGGTGCCTGA